In the genome of Quercus robur chromosome 3, dhQueRobu3.1, whole genome shotgun sequence, one region contains:
- the LOC126718914 gene encoding vesicle transport v-SNARE 12 translates to MSVVFEGYERQYCELSANLSRKCSSTALLPHGEQKQQKVSEIKAALDDADVLIRKMDLEARSLQPSAKAMMLAKLREYKSDLNKLKREFKKISSPNADQASREELLESGMADVHTASTDQRERMVMSVERLNQSSDRIKESRRTILETEELGVSILQDLHQQRETLLHSHQKLHGVDDAIDKSKKVLTAMSRRMSKNKWMIGSVIGALVIAVIFILFYKFSHH, encoded by the exons ATGAGTGTGGTATTCGAAGGGTACGAGCGCCAGTACTGTGAGCTCTCAGCAAATCTCTCCAGAAAATGTAGCTCCACTGCTCTTCTTCCTCATGGAG AGCAGAAGCAACAGAAGGTTTCTGAGATTAAAGCTGCATTGGATGATGCTGATGTTTTG ATTCGGAAAATGGACCTTGAGGCAAGAAGTCTGCAACCAAGTGCAAAGGCTATGATGCTTGCTAAGTTAAGGGAATATAAATCTGATCTAAACAAGTTGAAAagggaatttaaaaaaatctcatCACCTAATGCTGATCAGGCTTCCCGTGAAGAGTTGTTGGAGTCTGGAATGGCAGATGTGCATACG GCTTCTActgatcagagagagagaatggtaATGTCAGTAGAAAGATTGAATCAGTCAAGTGATAGAATTAAGGAGAGTAGAAGAACCATACTGGAGACAGAAGAGCTTGGTGTCTCAATCCTCCAGGATCTGCATCAACAGCGTGAGACTCTCCTACATTCTCATCAAAAG CTTCATGGGGTAGATGATGCCATCGACAAGAGTAAAAAAGTTTTAACTGCCATGTCACGTAGGATGTCAAAGAACAAATGGATGATTGGATCAGTAATTGGAGCTCTTGTTATTGCTGTCATCTTCATTCTATTTTATAAGTTTTCTCATCATTAA
- the LOC126718915 gene encoding 26S proteasome non-ATPase regulatory subunit 11 homolog, with protein sequence MSSSYLPATTDSIAQALEAKAPAEAISILYRVIENPSSSSEALRIKEQAITNLSDLLRQENRAEDLRNLLTQLRPFFNLIPKAKTAKIVRGIIDTVAKIPGTSDLQISLCKEMVQWTRAEKRTFLRQRVEARLASLLMENKEYSEALNLLSGLIKEVRRLDDKLLLVDIDLLESKLHFSLRNLPKAKASLTAARTAANAIYVPPAQQGTIDLQSGILHAEEKDYKTAYSYFFEAFEAFNALEDPRAVFSLKYMLLCKIMVNQADDVAGIISSKAGLQYVGPELDAMKAVADAYSKRSLKLFESALRDFKAQLEEDPIVHRHLSSLYDTLLEQNLCRLIEPFSRVEIAHIAELIELPVDHVEKKLSQMILDKKFAGTLDQGAGCLVIFDDPKTDAIYPATLETISNIGKVVDSLYVRSAKIMA encoded by the coding sequence ATGTCGTCATCATATCTCCCAGCTACTACCGATTCAATTGCTCAGGCTTTAGAAGCCAAAGCCCCAGCTGAAGCCATCTCTATTCTCTACCGCGTAATTGAAAACCCGTCATCTTCTTCTGAAGCTCTGCGGATAAAGGAACAGGCCATCACAAATCTCTCAGATCTTCTTAGACAAGAGAATCGGGCAGAGGATCTCCGAAACCTTCTTACTCAATTGAGGCCCTTTTTCAACTTGATCCCCAAGGCAAAGACTGCAAAAATTGTTCGTGGGATAATTGATACAGTTGCTAAAATCCCAGGCACATCTGATCTCCAGATTTCCCTCTGCAAAGAAATGGTGCAGTGGACCCGTGCCGAAAAGCGTACTTTCCTACGGCAAAGAGTGGAGGCAAGGCTTGCGTCTCTTCTGATGGAAAACAAAGAGTACTCAGAAGCTTTAAATCTACTTTCAGGTTTAATTAAGGAAGTGAGAAGGCTAGATGACAAGCTTCTACTTGTGGACATAGACTTGTTGGAGAGTAAGCTTCATTTCTCTTTGAGGAATCTCCCTAAAGCCAAGGCTTCACTGACGGCTGCAAGAACTGCTGCCAATGCTATATATGTTCCCCCAGCTCAACAGGGTACTATAGATTTGCAGAGTGGGATCCTCCATGCAGAAGAAAAAGACTACAAAACTGCTTATAGTTATTTCTttgaagcttttgaagctttCAATGCTCTTGAAGATCCACGGGCAGTTTTTAGTCTCAAGTATATGCTGTTGTGCAAAATTATGGTGAACCAGGCTGATGATGTGGCGGGAATAATATCATCTAAAGCTGGACTGCAGTATGTGGGGCCTGAGCTGGATGCCATGAAAGCTGTGGCTGATGCCTATTCAAAGCGCTCATTGAAGCTTTTTGAGAGTGCCCTCAGGGATTTTAAGGCTCAGCTAGAGGAAGACCCTATTGTCCACAGGCATCTCTCTTCACTTTATGACACTTTGTTGGAGCAGAATCTCTGCAGGTTGATTGAACCATTCTCAAGGGTTGAGATTGCTCATATTGCGGAGCTGATTGAACTGCCTGTTGATCACGTGGAGAAGAAATTGTCTCAGATGATTCTAGATAAGAAGTTTGCAGGAACTCTTGATCAGGGTGCTGGATGCCTTGTCATCTTTGATGATCCGAAGACTGATGCAATATACCCAGCAACACTGGAAACCATTTCAAATATTGGCAAGGTCGTGGATAGCCTCTACGTTAGGTCTGCCAAGATAATGGCATGA
- the LOC126718916 gene encoding probable xyloglucan 6-xylosyltransferase 3 isoform X1, with the protein MMLITLKHHQHVSPPDANYQSLSCFFFFNVNQWDLCKAVCKSLWNRQRMAQEAGSSSSNGCFTCIARVFQIKKTFYALLNITILCGCLTILLLRGTIGIRNPSFTYTLGPKISNWDQERSNWLNKNPEFPNYVNGIARVLLVTGSPPGPCDAPIGDHYLLKFIKNKIDYCRIHGIDIMYNMAILDEELAGYWAKLPLIRRLMLSHPEVEWIWWLDSDAMFTDMIFEIPLSKYNNSNLVVHGYLELFNQKSWIALNTGSFLLRNCQWSLDLLDAWAQMGPKGPIRDEAGKVLTAKLKGRPAFEADDQSALIYLLSSKKGQWMDKVFLENSYYLHGYWVGLVDRYEKMMEKFHPGYGDERWPFVTHFVGCKPCGSYADYAIEKCFRSMERAFNFADNQVLKLYGFEHRGLLSPGLKRIRNETTRPLEFVDQIDIRRFVLGRSSGLKS; encoded by the exons ATGATGCTAATAACTTTGAAACATCACCAACACGTCTCTCCACCAGATGCAAACTACCAATCTCTaagctgcttcttcttcttcaatgtAAACCAATGGGACTTGTGTAAAGCTGTGTGTAAAAGCCTGTGGAACAG GCAGAGAATGGCCCAAGAAGCTGGCTCCAGCAGCAGCAATGGATGTTTTACTTGTATAGCTCGTGTCTTTCAGATCAAGAAGACCTTCTACGCTCTCCTCAACATCACCATCCTCTGTGGCTGCTTAACAATCCTACTCCTTCGTGGAACCATTGGCATTAGGAACCCCAGCTTCACTTACACTCTAGGACCCAAAATCTCCAACTGGGACCAAGAGAGAAGCAATTGGCTCAATAAAAACCCTGAGTTTCCCAACTATGTGAATGGCATAGCTCGGGTTTTGTTGGTAACTGGGTCACCTCCAGGACCTTGTGATGCTCCAATAGGTGATCACTATCTTTTGAAGTTCATAAAGAATAAGATTGACTATTGTAGAATCCATGGCATTGATATTATGTATAATATGGCTATTTTGGACGAGGAGCTTGCTGGGTACTGGGCTAAATTGCCGTTGATTCGAAGGTTGATGCTGTCACATCCTGAGGTTGAGTGGATATGGTGGCTGGACAGTGATGCTATGTTTACTGATATGATATTTGAGATTCCACTTTCCAAGTACAACAATTCTAACTTGGTTGTTCATGGTTATCTTGAGTTGTTTAACCAAAAGTCATGGATTGCATTAAACACTGGGAGTTTTCTGTTGAGGAATTGTCAATGGTCTTTGGATTTGCTTGATGCTTGGGCTCAAATGGGGCCAAAGGGGCCTATTCGTGATGAGGCAGGGAAGGTTCTGACTGCTAAGTTGAAAGGAAGGCCAGCATTTGAGGCTGATGATCAATCTGCATTGATATATTTGCTAAGTTCAAAGAAGGGCCAGTGGATGGACAAGGTGTTTTTGGAGAACTCATACTACTTGCATGGTTACTGGGTGGGATTGGTGGATAGGTATGAGAAAATGATGGAGAAGTTTCATCCTGGATATGGTGATGAGAGGTGGCCATTTGTGACACACTTTGTGGGTTGCAAGCCTTGTGGAAGCTATGCTGATTATGCCATTGAGAAGTGCTTCCGAAGCATGGAGAGGGCATTCAATTTTGCAGATAATCAAGTGCTCAAGTTATATGGGTTTGAGCATAGAGGGTTGTTGAGTCCTGGTCTCAAGAGGATCAGGAATGAGACAACAAGGCCTTTGGAGTTTGTAGACCAGATTGACATAAGGCGTTTTGTGCTTGGACGCAGTAGTGGATTGAAATCATGA
- the LOC126718916 gene encoding probable xyloglucan 6-xylosyltransferase 3 isoform X2: protein MAQEAGSSSSNGCFTCIARVFQIKKTFYALLNITILCGCLTILLLRGTIGIRNPSFTYTLGPKISNWDQERSNWLNKNPEFPNYVNGIARVLLVTGSPPGPCDAPIGDHYLLKFIKNKIDYCRIHGIDIMYNMAILDEELAGYWAKLPLIRRLMLSHPEVEWIWWLDSDAMFTDMIFEIPLSKYNNSNLVVHGYLELFNQKSWIALNTGSFLLRNCQWSLDLLDAWAQMGPKGPIRDEAGKVLTAKLKGRPAFEADDQSALIYLLSSKKGQWMDKVFLENSYYLHGYWVGLVDRYEKMMEKFHPGYGDERWPFVTHFVGCKPCGSYADYAIEKCFRSMERAFNFADNQVLKLYGFEHRGLLSPGLKRIRNETTRPLEFVDQIDIRRFVLGRSSGLKS from the coding sequence ATGGCCCAAGAAGCTGGCTCCAGCAGCAGCAATGGATGTTTTACTTGTATAGCTCGTGTCTTTCAGATCAAGAAGACCTTCTACGCTCTCCTCAACATCACCATCCTCTGTGGCTGCTTAACAATCCTACTCCTTCGTGGAACCATTGGCATTAGGAACCCCAGCTTCACTTACACTCTAGGACCCAAAATCTCCAACTGGGACCAAGAGAGAAGCAATTGGCTCAATAAAAACCCTGAGTTTCCCAACTATGTGAATGGCATAGCTCGGGTTTTGTTGGTAACTGGGTCACCTCCAGGACCTTGTGATGCTCCAATAGGTGATCACTATCTTTTGAAGTTCATAAAGAATAAGATTGACTATTGTAGAATCCATGGCATTGATATTATGTATAATATGGCTATTTTGGACGAGGAGCTTGCTGGGTACTGGGCTAAATTGCCGTTGATTCGAAGGTTGATGCTGTCACATCCTGAGGTTGAGTGGATATGGTGGCTGGACAGTGATGCTATGTTTACTGATATGATATTTGAGATTCCACTTTCCAAGTACAACAATTCTAACTTGGTTGTTCATGGTTATCTTGAGTTGTTTAACCAAAAGTCATGGATTGCATTAAACACTGGGAGTTTTCTGTTGAGGAATTGTCAATGGTCTTTGGATTTGCTTGATGCTTGGGCTCAAATGGGGCCAAAGGGGCCTATTCGTGATGAGGCAGGGAAGGTTCTGACTGCTAAGTTGAAAGGAAGGCCAGCATTTGAGGCTGATGATCAATCTGCATTGATATATTTGCTAAGTTCAAAGAAGGGCCAGTGGATGGACAAGGTGTTTTTGGAGAACTCATACTACTTGCATGGTTACTGGGTGGGATTGGTGGATAGGTATGAGAAAATGATGGAGAAGTTTCATCCTGGATATGGTGATGAGAGGTGGCCATTTGTGACACACTTTGTGGGTTGCAAGCCTTGTGGAAGCTATGCTGATTATGCCATTGAGAAGTGCTTCCGAAGCATGGAGAGGGCATTCAATTTTGCAGATAATCAAGTGCTCAAGTTATATGGGTTTGAGCATAGAGGGTTGTTGAGTCCTGGTCTCAAGAGGATCAGGAATGAGACAACAAGGCCTTTGGAGTTTGTAGACCAGATTGACATAAGGCGTTTTGTGCTTGGACGCAGTAGTGGATTGAAATCATGA
- the LOC126718918 gene encoding probable xyloglucan 6-xylosyltransferase 3 produces the protein MGQDPFTALKRSSTVAAATPLPTTATRGRSAAAAAAPRGRQIKKTFNNLKLTLLCGFITILVLRGTIGIGSLTGSSDGDLDAQKIAEETKRILDEIRSDDEPFDPNDPPEPEINPNVTYTLGPRIANWDLERKEWLSKNPEFPNHLNGKARVLLVTGSPPKPCDNPIGDHYLLKAIKNKIDYCRLHGIEIVYNLAHLDKELAGYWAKLPLIRRLMLSHPEVEWIWWMDSDALFTDMVFELPLKKYVNHNLVIHGYPDLLFDQKSWIALNTGSFLFRNCQWSLDLLDAWAPMGPKGAVRDEAGKILTANLKGRPAFEADDQSALIYLLISRKDEWMDKVFVENSYYLHGYWAGLVDRYEEMMEKYHPGLGDERWPFVTHFVGCKPCGSYGDYAVERCLSSMERAYNFADNQVLKLYGFRHRGLLSPKIKRIRNETTTPLEIVDQFDIRRSTNGHS, from the coding sequence atgggCCAAGACCCATTCACCGCCTTAAAACGCTCCTCCACGGTGGCGGCGGCGACTCCGTTACCCACCACCGCTACCAGAGGCCGttcggcggcggcggcggcggcgccACGTGGCAGGCAGATAAAGAAAACGTTCAACAACTTGAAGCTCACCCTTCTGTGCGGCTTCATCACCATTCTCGTCCTACGTGGCACGATCGGAATCGGAAGCCTCACCGGAAGCTCCGACGGCGACCTCGACGCCCAGAAGATCGCCGAGGAGACGAAGCGGATCCTCGACGAGATCCGGTCCGACGACGAGCCGTTCGACCCGAACgacccgcccgaaccggagatCAACCCGAACGTCACGTACACTCTCGGACCCAGAATTGCGAACTGGGATTTGGAGAGGAAAGAGTGGCTTTCGAAGAACCCCGAGTTCCCAAACCATTTGAATGGGAAAGCTAGGGTTTTGTTGGTAACTGGGTCTCCGCCAAAACCTTGTGATAACCCAATTGGGGATCATTATCTTTTGAAGGCTATAAAGAACAAGATTGATTATTGTAGGCTTCATGGGATTGAAATTGTGTACAATTTGGCTCATTTGGATAAGGAGCTAGCTGGGTATTGGGCAAAATTGCCATTGATTAGGAGGTTGATGTTGTCTCACCCTGAAGTTGAGTGGATTTGGTGGATGGATAGTGATGCATTGTTCACAGATATGGTGTTTGAGCTTCCATTGAAGAAGTATGTGAATCATAATTTGGTGATTCATGGGTACCCGGATTTGTTATTTGATCAGAAGTCTTGGATTGCTTTGAATACTGGGAGTTTTTTGTTTAGGAATTGTCAGTGGTCTCTGGATTTGCTTGATGCTTGGGCTCCAATGGGGCCTAAGGGGGCTGTTAGAGACGAGGCAGGGAAGATTTTGACGGCGAATTTGAAGGGTAGGCCGGCTTTTGAGGCGGACGATCAGTCTGCATTGATATACTTGTTGATTTCGAGGAAGGATGAGTGGATGGATAAGGTGTTTGTTGAGAATTCTTACTATTTGCACGGGTATTGGGCCGGGTTGGTGGATAGGTATGAGGAGATGATGGAGAAGTATCATCCGGGTTTGGGGGATGAGAGGTGGCCGTTTGTGACACATTTTGTGGGTTGCAAGCCTTGTGGGAGTTACGGGGATTATGCGGTGGAGAGGTGCTTGAGTAGTATGGAGAGGGCATACAATTTTGCAGATAATCAAGTGCTCAAGTTGTATGGTTTTAGGCATAGAGGTTTGTTGAGTCCTAAGATCAAGAGGATTAGGAATGAGACTACTACTCCTTTAGAGATTGTAGACCAGTTTGATATTCGGCGTTCAACGAATGGACACAGTTGA
- the LOC126718919 gene encoding uncharacterized protein LOC126718919, giving the protein MPRTANQFQGMDGTSEVPESLDEWEQIQSPFPKLPPTSVEQDMVVTRDNNYLNDNHEGLQQEVPPVLDLELEATQDPDPESSSSSSVSSNSGGDEESGRLSQPQVANEIRRGLRLRLEILRAGFSKVACRVWNCAACARGFWSIASVTGVAAAVLLSFLFVRVQRWRQVLYKESKDRLIREKDEKISQLLLHIAQMNEAFSERHRVPVFRIG; this is encoded by the exons ATGCCTCGTACTGCGAATCAATTCCAAGGAATGGATGGTACTTCTGAGGTTCCTGAATCCTTGGACGAATGGGAGCAAATCCAATCCCCATTTCCCAAACTCCCTCCCACAAGTGTGGAACAAGATATGGTAGTTACTAGAGACAATAACTACCTCAACGATAACCATGAAGGCCTACAACAAGAAGTACCTCCAGTATTGGACCTTGAACTTGAAGCCACTCAAGACCCAGATCCTGAATCAAGTTCTTCATCATCAGTGTCATCGAATTCTGGAGGTGATGAGGAAAGTGGAAGGTTGTCACAGCCCCAAGTGGCGAATGAGATAAGGAGGGGTTTGAGATTGCGTTTGGAGATTCTGAGAGCTGGGTTCTCCAAGGTGGCTTGTAGAGTTTGGAATTGTGCAGCATGCGCCAGGGGGTTTTGGTCGATTGCATCGGTGACTGGAGTGGCAGCCGCGGTGTTGCTGTCATTCTTGTTTGTCAGGGTGCAAAGGTGGCGTCAAGTTCTGTACAAAGAGAGCAAGGATCGTCTCATCAGAGAGAAAGATGAG AAGATCAGCCAGCTCCTGCTCCACATTGCGCAGATGAATGAAGCATTCTCAGAACGCCACAGGGTTCCTGTGTTCCGAATTGGTTGA